The genomic window TATCCTCAGGTATTCCGGTACCATTGTCCCGAACCTCCAAGATATACTGATGCCCCTTGGACTGAAGATCGACCACTACCTTTCCCTCTTCTTCATCTGGTATGCTCTGTATGGCATTCTTGATCAGATTGGTAAGAAGGCGCGTTATCTGATCCTTATCGGCTATGATCTCAGCATGAGCATCGACTTGATTCTCCAGAAAGAGCTCCACCTTGGGTTCTTCACTGAATAGATCGACCACCTGATCGACCAGTACACCGATTGCAAATCGCTCATTCTGTGCCTTGGGCATCTGTGCAAAATCGCTGAAGGCCGTTGCAATTGCGCTCAATGTGTCTATCTGCTCAATGAGCATATCGGTACTGCGCTCGAATCGTTGTTCCCAATCCTCTCCACGATCCTGAAGACTCCGCTGTAGGTACTGTATACTCAGCTTCATCGGAGTGAGGGGGTTCTTGATCTCATGGGCCACTTGTTTGGCCATTTCCCTCCAAGCACTCTCGCGCTCACTTTTTGCGAGAAGTTCGGCATTGGCCTGTAGTTCCTCGACCTTGGCATTGTATTCCTCCACGAGGCTGGCTATCTCATCCGTACCGGAATACTCGATGGGTTTATTGGTCTGATCCAACCGGATCGCTGCTAGATTATCTTTCAACATCTGCAAGGGACGGGTGACCCAATTGCTGATGAGCACCGCTACCAGGATCGACATCACAAAGAGCAGCACCAGTACATTGATGACTGTCACAACAAATCGAGATAGATCGTCTTCCAATTCCTTCTGCTTGGCGAAATAGGGCAGGTTGAGATAAGCAAGCACGTTCTTCTCACTATCCATGAATGGCACATAGGCCGATAGATAGTTCAGACCTCCGATCCGTTCTTCATGTATGTATTTGCTTTCTGCATCGAACCTCAAGGCTTTATAGGCTCCAGGGTCCATCTGTTCGGATATGAGGCCCCGATTGAAGACCTGAGGTCTAGAAGATGCCATCAATTCTCCATCCAATTGATAGAGATTGATATCAGTGAAGAAGACTTTGGCGAACTTATCCAGATAGACCTCCAGTTTCTCCCTATCTCCGATAGCCTGTTCTTTCTCCAGTTTGTGACTCAGTTCTATGAGCACCGAAGAAACCTTCTCAGATAGGATCTTCTCATTGTTGGCGGTATGTTGAGAGAGAATGTAGTAGTATGCCCCTAGGCCGAATACGAAGAGTGACGTGAAGAGGATGCTGATCACTAGGAACTGGACCTTATACTGAAGATCGGCTCTTGGCCAGCGTTGCTCGATGAGTATGCGCTCGATGAAATAGGCCAGACCTATCATCAAGCCTAAGAAGCAGAACAAATATGTGAAGGTGGTCAAGCGATCGATGAATGATTTCCGCGGAGTGGAGATGATGTAGGTGTCCTGTCCTCTATCGAATGGGAAATGCCAATACCCTTGCTCCTGATAGTATCTGGATCCATCATCCATATCCTGCGACCACTCGAGTCGATAATCGAAATCTCCGTAGGAATCCACCAGTTCGCGCTCGTGATACTGCGCAAAGGAGTACTGGGCCATATCCTTACCACTTGTAGGATCCCCCTCGATCAATAGCTCAGGAAATCCAAGGTCTTCTGGGATGATATTGAGCTCGAATAGTCCTAGTACGACCTTGTTGGCATCCAAGCGTTTGAAGAAGACATAGTTCAAGCCCAATTCCTCTTGGGATATACGGCTGAATCCCATATCCACTGAATCAGGGAGATCCCGAAAACCACTCTGACCCAACTCCGCTGGACTGACCCGATCGAATGCTAGGTCATACTTCGTCCAATATCCATTGAAGTAATCCTGACGGAACTGGATGAGCAGGCGCTCTTCATTGAAGGGGGTTTTCGTGGCCAATTGCCATATCAAGCTATCTCCTTCCAGTCGGTCCCGCATGTCATCGAAGAGAAGTTCAGCTACTTCGTCCTCTCCTTCCATCAAGCGTTCTGCCACTATGGCCAGTTGCTCCCTATCATTCTTGATGATGTGCTTCTCCAACATATGAGAAGCATAGAGGGACAACAATGCCATGGCTCCGAGCACATAGACCAATCGAGGGCCTCGCAATCTCACCCGATGCATGAGCATGAAATAGGTGAGGATCATCCAGGGCCAAAGCACCTTGATGAGATCGACCACACCATAATAATGATTGATAGCGATGAGACCTGACCCCATTGTCAGATAGATCACCCAGAGCTTCTTGCTCGAATCAATGGTCCTCAGCAGGAAATCGGTCAAGGCTTGAGCCAAGAACAACGCAGCTATGAGATAGGAGCCGATACCCAGCAATCCGACAATACTGAACAGGTCGAGGTCGAAAAAATTGCTGATGTCGAAATTGATATCGGTCCGGAGTATCAATTCTTTATAGAGCACGTCCAATCCACGGGCTCCGATGAAATAGCCTACTAAGAGTACGTGGAACACCGTCCATTGTCCTTTCCAAGCAATGCGATCCGTCCATTTGCGGAAGACATAGCAGAGCAGCAATAGCAAGAATGCATTGATCACCAGAGCTCCAGGGTCGGGATGTAAATAGGAGTGCCCGAGGGTAAAGGCTTGGAACAGACTCAGGTCTCCAAGCAATTCCAAGGGATTCCAGACCAAGGTCAGCATCCTGAACACCACGATTCCCAGTGCCCCTAAGAAGAAACTACTGAGTCTGGCATCTCTCTGAAAGAGTCTATCGAACAGTGTACGGACGAGAAAGAACAAACAGAGTAGTATACTCGCTAGGATCCAGATTCCCGAGGTCTCTTGATGAAGTGAATCCTCATCCAGAGATAGATAGAATAGTACGTGGTCCTCGAGGTCCAGAACCGGTTCAGATCGTTGATCTGCAGCAAAAGTCACCTCCGGGTGGTGCTCTACCTGGAAGTAGGGGTGGAATTCATTGACGAGGTAGCGATTCTCATAGAGGTACTCATACTTCATCAAGAAGAGTCCGAAGAAGACCCGATCTCCGGCCTCTCTGCGCTCCATGAGGTACCACCCATTGGCCAAAAGGATGCACGGCCCTGAGCGATATAGATCGGGCAATAAGTCCACTTGGGGAACGGAGCTGCTGCTCCAAGCGACCAAGGAGTCTTGATGAAAAACGAAATAGGAGGAGCCCAACTCCTCATAGCTGGATTTCGATTGCTCGAAGTGCTCGAAAAGCTCCTCATCCCCGTAATCGAGCAGTGTGACTAGTTCGTTCCTTAAGTTGCCTTGTGCTTTTTGTACGCCTTGTTCTATGCGATCCACCGTATACCTCAATGAGGCCTCACTGGATGAATAGTAGTCAAAGGCGATAGCCCCGATGAGCAAGATCAAGGACCACACGATGAGTATGGGCCGAGTGCCTACAAAAAGTATAGAGGGGTCTTTAGCTGATCTCACCGTGAATCAAAGAAAACGATTCAGCCGATCGGCCGCTAAGACTATGCCATAAAGATCAAATGATCAGTTGAGCGCTTCAGCACCTGCCACGATCTCCAGGATCTCACCCGTGATAGCCGCCTGACGGGCCTTGTTATAGGTAAGCTTGAGATCTCTCAAAATCTCCCCTGCGTTATCGGTGGCTTTGTGCATGGCCGTCATACGAGCACCATGTTCAGCTGCATATGAATCGAGAATGGCCTTATAGAGCTGAACCTTCAAGGATTTGGGAATCATATCCTTGACGATCTCTTCTTTATTTGGCTCGAAGATGTAATCCAGTGAGGTATTCTGCGTGTCCTCAGGGTCGACCTCAGGTGGAAGGATTGGAAGGAATTGCTCGGTCTTTACAATCTGCGTAGCGGCATTCTTGAAGCTGTTGTAGATCAAATGGACCTGATCATACTTCCCGGAAGCGAACTCGTCCATGACTTCTTGAGCGATCTCGGAAACAAAACTGAAATTCAAGTTCTCGAAGATGTCCACCGTATTGGCCTTCAGATCGGCATTGATGGTATTCTCCTGTTTCTTGAAGTAGTCATTGGACTTCTTACCGATCGCAAGGACCTTATACTCGACACCCGGATTCTCTTGGGACCACCGAATGGCCGCTTTGATGATATTGGCATTGAATGCACCCGCCAGACCCCTGTTAGAGCTGATAGCGACCAAAAGGACCTTTTTCAACTCACTCTCACGCGCATAGACATTCTCTGAAGTATCCAAGCTAGAGCTCAGATTTCCGAGTATCTCCTGCAATTTGTTCGCATAGGGACGCATCTGGACGATGGCATCCTGAGCTCTTCTCAGCTTGGCTGCAGATACCATCTTCATAGCAGAGGTGATCTGCTGAGTCGATTGTACCGACTTGATGCGGGTCCGTATTTCCTTCAGATTGGCCATTAAGCGTAATTGGCTGCTAGATCAAGGGCGACTTTTTCCAAAGTGCCGGTGATGTTATCATCCAGTTTTCCTTGGGCCAATTGATCCAGCACTTCCTTGTGGCTGTTCTCCATGACCATGAGGAACTCTTTCTCAAACTCCTGTACCTTATTTACAGGCACATTCTTCAAAAGACCTTTGGTACCACAGTAGATGATAGCTACCTGCTGCTCCACACGCATGGGAGAGTTCAGTCCTTGCTTGAGGATCTCCACGTTCTTTGCTCCTTTATCCAGGACTGCCATAGTCGCTGGGTCCAGATCCGAGCCGAATTTGGCAAATGCTTCCAACTCCCTGTATTGGGCCTGATCGAGCTTCAATGTTCCTGCAACCTTCTTCATGGACTTGATCTGAGCCGAACCACCTACTCGCGATACCGAGATACCCACGTTGATCGCAGGACGGACACCGGATAGGAATAGATTGGATTCGAGGAAGATCTGTCCATCTGTGATAGAGATCACGTTGGTAGGGATATAAGCTGATACATCTCCTGCTTGAGTCTCGATGATAGGCAGTGCGGTCAAGGATCCACCACCTTTCACCTTTCCTTCCAATGAAGGAGGCAGGTCATTCATCTGCTGAGCAATCTCATCAGTGGCATTGATCTTGGCCGCTCGTTCGAGAAGTCTGGAGTGCAGATAGAATACATCTCCAGGATATGCCTCACGTCCCGGAGGTCTTCTGAGCAGAAGTGATACCTCACGGTAAGCCACCGCCTGTTTAGAAAGATCATCATAGACGATCAATGCCGGACGACCTGTATCTCTGAAATACTCACCGATAGCAGCACCTGCAAACGGAGCGTAGAACTGCATAGGAGCCGGATCAGAGGCATTGGCAGCTACCACTACAGTATAGGGCAATGCACCGTTCTTCTCCAAGGTGTTGACCACTTGGGCCACGGTAGATCCTTTCTGACCTATGGCCACATAGATGCAGAATACCGGTTCACCTTTATCATAGAATTCCTTCTGATTGATGATGGTATCGATACACACGGCCGATTTACCAGTCTGACGGTCACCGATGACCAACTCACGCTGCCCTCTTCCGATAGGGATCATGGAGTCGATCGCCTTGATCCCGGTCTGTAGGGGTTCGTTTACCGGTTGACGGAAGATCACACCTGGCGCTTTACGCTCCAGTGGCATCTCAAAGGTCTCGCCTTGGATCGGTCCTTTACCATCTATCGGATTTCCGAGGGTATCGACTACTCTTCCGAGCATGCCTTCACCTACATTGATGGATGCGATACGACCTGTACGCTTGGCCTTGTCTCCTTCCTTGATCCCTTCTGCCGTACCTAGCAGTACAGCTCCTACGTTGTCTTCTTCCAAATTCAGGACGATTCCTTGTAGGCCATTCTCGAATTCGATCAATTCACC from Flavobacteriales bacterium includes these protein-coding regions:
- the atpG gene encoding ATP synthase F1 subunit gamma is translated as MANLKEIRTRIKSVQSTQQITSAMKMVSAAKLRRAQDAIVQMRPYANKLQEILGNLSSSLDTSENVYARESELKKVLLVAISSNRGLAGAFNANIIKAAIRWSQENPGVEYKVLAIGKKSNDYFKKQENTINADLKANTVDIFENLNFSFVSEIAQEVMDEFASGKYDQVHLIYNSFKNAATQIVKTEQFLPILPPEVDPEDTQNTSLDYIFEPNKEEIVKDMIPKSLKVQLYKAILDSYAAEHGARMTAMHKATDNAGEILRDLKLTYNKARQAAITGEILEIVAGAEALN
- a CDS encoding GHKL domain-containing protein, with product MRSAKDPSILFVGTRPILIVWSLILLIGAIAFDYYSSSEASLRYTVDRIEQGVQKAQGNLRNELVTLLDYGDEELFEHFEQSKSSYEELGSSYFVFHQDSLVAWSSSSVPQVDLLPDLYRSGPCILLANGWYLMERREAGDRVFFGLFLMKYEYLYENRYLVNEFHPYFQVEHHPEVTFAADQRSEPVLDLEDHVLFYLSLDEDSLHQETSGIWILASILLCLFFLVRTLFDRLFQRDARLSSFFLGALGIVVFRMLTLVWNPLELLGDLSLFQAFTLGHSYLHPDPGALVINAFLLLLLCYVFRKWTDRIAWKGQWTVFHVLLVGYFIGARGLDVLYKELILRTDINFDISNFFDLDLFSIVGLLGIGSYLIAALFLAQALTDFLLRTIDSSKKLWVIYLTMGSGLIAINHYYGVVDLIKVLWPWMILTYFMLMHRVRLRGPRLVYVLGAMALLSLYASHMLEKHIIKNDREQLAIVAERLMEGEDEVAELLFDDMRDRLEGDSLIWQLATKTPFNEERLLIQFRQDYFNGYWTKYDLAFDRVSPAELGQSGFRDLPDSVDMGFSRISQEELGLNYVFFKRLDANKVVLGLFELNIIPEDLGFPELLIEGDPTSGKDMAQYSFAQYHERELVDSYGDFDYRLEWSQDMDDGSRYYQEQGYWHFPFDRGQDTYIISTPRKSFIDRLTTFTYLFCFLGLMIGLAYFIERILIEQRWPRADLQYKVQFLVISILFTSLFVFGLGAYYYILSQHTANNEKILSEKVSSVLIELSHKLEKEQAIGDREKLEVYLDKFAKVFFTDINLYQLDGELMASSRPQVFNRGLISEQMDPGAYKALRFDAESKYIHEERIGGLNYLSAYVPFMDSEKNVLAYLNLPYFAKQKELEDDLSRFVVTVINVLVLLFVMSILVAVLISNWVTRPLQMLKDNLAAIRLDQTNKPIEYSGTDEIASLVEEYNAKVEELQANAELLAKSERESAWREMAKQVAHEIKNPLTPMKLSIQYLQRSLQDRGEDWEQRFERSTDMLIEQIDTLSAIATAFSDFAQMPKAQNERFAIGVLVDQVVDLFSEEPKVELFLENQVDAHAEIIADKDQITRLLTNLIKNAIQSIPDEEEGKVVVDLQSKGHQYILEVRDNGTGIPEDMHEKIFVPNFTTKSTGTGLGLAMSKNIVEQAGGRIWFKSKEGVGTSFFVSLPMPPDS
- a CDS encoding F0F1 ATP synthase subunit alpha is translated as MAEVKPAEVSAILKEQLAGVSSDATLEEVGTVLQVGDGIARLYGLSNVQSGELIEFENGLQGIVLNLEEDNVGAVLLGTAEGIKEGDKAKRTGRIASINVGEGMLGRVVDTLGNPIDGKGPIQGETFEMPLERKAPGVIFRQPVNEPLQTGIKAIDSMIPIGRGQRELVIGDRQTGKSAVCIDTIINQKEFYDKGEPVFCIYVAIGQKGSTVAQVVNTLEKNGALPYTVVVAANASDPAPMQFYAPFAGAAIGEYFRDTGRPALIVYDDLSKQAVAYREVSLLLRRPPGREAYPGDVFYLHSRLLERAAKINATDEIAQQMNDLPPSLEGKVKGGGSLTALPIIETQAGDVSAYIPTNVISITDGQIFLESNLFLSGVRPAINVGISVSRVGGSAQIKSMKKVAGTLKLDQAQYRELEAFAKFGSDLDPATMAVLDKGAKNVEILKQGLNSPMRVEQQVAIIYCGTKGLLKNVPVNKVQEFEKEFLMVMENSHKEVLDQLAQGKLDDNITGTLEKVALDLAANYA